The window CGACGACGCGCAGGCCCGCATAATCGCAACGGGGATAATCGGCACGAAATATCTTGAACTTACCACGGGGTCGTCTTCCAGGCCTGTCGTCCGGAACGGTCACGCTCTGCGCGGTATAGACCCTGTTTCGCTGGATAAAATGCTCACGAGCGCTCTTGAAAGCATAGAGGCCCTGACGGATTCTCTTAAACCCACCGACGGAAAATCGCTGGGGCAGAACCTCTCCGAGGCAGTGGCGAATATAAGGGATGTCACGGATACTCTGCGCACGGCCGTTCATTTGCAGGAACAAAAAGTCGTCGAGATCGTCTCAAATATTCACTCCATCACAAAGCGCGTGGACTCGATATCGGCCAATCTCGACGAAATATTGGGCGACGGCAAGGCCGACCTGAAGGCCACGATAGCCCACCTTAAAAGCATTTCCGAAAAACTCGACAGCATAGTGACTTCCGTCGAGGCCGGCGAAGGTCTTGCCGGCAAAGTTCTTAAAGACAAGGAAATGGGAGAGAACCTCAAAGGCGCGGTCGCGTCCATCAAGGACACCGCCGACGAAGCCAAGCGTGTTCTGCGCAGAATATCGGTCATAGACACGCACTGGAACTTTTCGCTCCGTTACGACACCAAATACGATTTGTACAAGCCCGATGTGGGCCTTAGAGTATCGCCATCGCCCCAGAAGTACTATTATTTCGGCGGCAGGAACCTGGGCGACAAGCGCACGGAATTCGATCCGGAAGAAAGAAACACGCTTGATTTTCACGTCGGCAGAGTCAAACCCTACGGAAGTATTTATGCCGGCGTCGTCAAAAACAAGGGCGGCGGCGGATTCAGCATAAGGCCTTTCTATAAAGGAAATCCGTGGAACAAATTCGAGGTATACGCCGAGGGTTCCGATTTCTTCCGAAAAAAACCCGTGGCTGCCGCCAACGTGGACGTCGGCGCCCGAGTCAATATTTACAAATTCGTTACGCTTGGCACGCAAGTCGAGGACATCGCGCACGAGCAGAATACGAACGTTTACGTAAACCTTTTTGTCAAAGACAACGATATCGGATACCTTTTGGGGCTGGTGGGACTGGCCAGACCGTGATATGTCAGTTGCCTGTCGTTATTTTTTTGTCAGCTTCTCTTAAATCCCGCCCCGTTTGTCATTCCCGCGAAAGCGGGAATCCAGATATATGCGCCGCCGAATTCTGGATTCCCGATAACAACATTCGGGAATGACAAAGTTAAAGAAGGCGCGGGGGCGAGGGAAACGAACGAGATTGAAAAACAAGAATTAAAGAATGAAAACAAAAAACATCTTCCGCTGCCGCGAGTGCGGTTTTTCTTCGGCCAAATGGCTGGGTAGATGTCCCGAATGCGGCAAGTGGAATTCCTTCGACGAAGAACTTCTCTCCCAAAAAACGCAGCCGGTCCGCCGCACTCTCACCGATTTCTCCTCCGAAGTTTCTCCGATAGATAAAATATCGGCCGGCAGTTTCGCGCGCACTCCCACCGGCATAGGCGAGGTCGACAGAATTCTGGGAGGCGGCGTTGTCGACGGGAGCATGGTGCTTCTGGGCGGTCCGCCGGGCATAGGCAAATCGACTCTGATGCTTGAGATTTCAGCGGCGCTTGCCGCCGTTTCGGGGCCAGTTCTCTACGTCTCCGGCGAAGAATCCCCCGGGCAGATAAAGAATCGCGCCGACCGAGTGTCGGCTTCGAGGGACGGTATATTCGTCCTGTGCGAAACTAATCTTGAAAATATAGTGGAGGCGATAGGACGCTTATCGCCCAGACACGTCGTAATAGATTCCATCCAGACGGTGTACCGCCCCGATTTGGCCGGCGCTCCCGGCACTGTTTCGCAAGTCAGGGAATGCGCCGCCGAAATGCTCAAAATTGCCAAATCGCGGGGCATCTCGGTATTTTTGCTCGGCCACGTCACCAAAGAAGGCGATCTCGCCGGGCCGCGCGTGCTTGAGCATATCGTCGACACGGTGCTTTATTTTGAGTCGGAGAAGCAGCAAATTTACAGAATTTTGCGGGTCAACAAAAACCGTTTCGGCCCGGCCGCGGAAATCGGCGTTTTTGAAATGAAGGAGACGGGACTCGAAGGTGTGTCCAATCCGTCGGCGCTGTTTTTAAGGGAACGTGGGGATGCGGCGGCTTCCGGTTCGGTCGTCACTGTTTCCATCGAGGGTTCGCGCCCGATTCTCGTGGAAATACAATCTCTGGTGACAAAAGCAAACTACGGCGTGCCGCGCCGCCAGGCCAACGGCATCGACTATAACAGAATGGTCATGCTCATAGCGGTGCTTGAGCGCAGGTGCGGTTTTCATCTTGAATTCCAGGACGTTTATCTGAATGTCGCCGGAGGACTTAAATTAAAAAGTACCGCCGAAGATCTTGCCGCGGCGGTGTCGGTGGCTTCGGCGTCGTCGGATTTTACGGTGCCGGTTTCGGTCGTTGCCGTCGGCGAAGTAGGACTCTCCGGAGAAATCCGGGCGGTCTCGCGGCTCGGCGACCGTCTCAAAGAAGCGGAAGCGATGGGTTTCCACGAAGCCGTAGTTCCCAAAAGCGGGCTTTCGCGCGCAACACTGCCTAAAAAAATAAAAATACACCCGGCGTCCACGCTTGCCGAGGCCGTGGAAATTTTAAGAGAAAGAGGACGAAAATCATGATGGATTTTGCCACCTTCGGAGAATCGCACGGAAAGGTTATCGGAGTTGTCGTAGAGGGTCTGCCCGCCGGTCTTGAAATATCCGTCGACGGCATAAACGCGGAACTCTCGCGCCGGCAGTCCGGCTACGGCCGCGGCGCGCGGATGGCGATGG is drawn from Elusimicrobia bacterium HGW-Elusimicrobia-1 and contains these coding sequences:
- a CDS encoding DNA repair protein RadA, with translation MKTKNIFRCRECGFSSAKWLGRCPECGKWNSFDEELLSQKTQPVRRTLTDFSSEVSPIDKISAGSFARTPTGIGEVDRILGGGVVDGSMVLLGGPPGIGKSTLMLEISAALAAVSGPVLYVSGEESPGQIKNRADRVSASRDGIFVLCETNLENIVEAIGRLSPRHVVIDSIQTVYRPDLAGAPGTVSQVRECAAEMLKIAKSRGISVFLLGHVTKEGDLAGPRVLEHIVDTVLYFESEKQQIYRILRVNKNRFGPAAEIGVFEMKETGLEGVSNPSALFLRERGDAAASGSVVTVSIEGSRPILVEIQSLVTKANYGVPRRQANGIDYNRMVMLIAVLERRCGFHLEFQDVYLNVAGGLKLKSTAEDLAAAVSVASASSDFTVPVSVVAVGEVGLSGEIRAVSRLGDRLKEAEAMGFHEAVVPKSGLSRATLPKKIKIHPASTLAEAVEILRERGRKS